One window of Watersipora subatra chromosome 3, tzWatSuba1.1, whole genome shotgun sequence genomic DNA carries:
- the LOC137391890 gene encoding uncharacterized protein, whose product MNWPLNRRRLQYEPENSSLTICKKDNLAEFTFVVLEDNYDEKPTSELNTSSHSHLKNHYESLLVKVVLLLFAEQGEFTCSELAHIKPPYVYMSTRPGCYEFSLAHPHYPDQVVLIRISIMTFGVAFHCHAPKYIYFCFRNVPTLKQITDDSSEIRLMAMLLEKQFIERFIDPIKQAMDKEKTNPSASKDFESLTKGWSYNRRRLWTGNKSDLMNNSADGQNCDDD is encoded by the exons ATGAATTGGCCTTTAAACCGTCGAAGATTACAATATGAGCCTGAGAACTCTTCACTGACAATCTGTAAGAAAGATAATTTAG CTGAATTCACCTTTGTGGTCCTGGAAGATAATTACGATGAAAAGCCAACTTCAGAGCTGAACACAAGTTCACATAGCCACCTAAAAAACC ATTACGAGAGCCTTTTGGTCAAAGTTGTGCTACTCTTGTTTGCTGAACAAGGAGAGTTTACTTGTTCAGAACTCGCACATATTAAA CCACCGTATGTATACATGAGCACTAGACCAGGATGCTATGAGTTCAGTCTGGCACACCCTCATTACCCTGACCAGGTGGTGCTTATCCGTATAAGCATTATGACATTTGGAGTTGCATTCCACT gtCATGCTCCTAAATACATTTACTTCTGCTTCCGGAATGTACCAACATTAAAGCAAATCACTG ATGATTCTTCTGAAATCAGACTAATGGCTATGTTGCTGGAGAAGCAGTTCATTGAAAGGTTTATAGATCCCATCAAACAAGCGATGGACAAAG aaaaaacaaaTCCATCTGCCTCGAAAGATTTTGAGTCGCTTACTAAAGGATGGTCCTACAACAGACGTCGACTTTGGACAGGCAACAAAAGTGATCTAATGAATAACTCTGCAGATGGGCAAAACTGTG ATGATGATTAA